A genomic window from Chanos chanos chromosome 14, fChaCha1.1, whole genome shotgun sequence includes:
- the ppef2a gene encoding serine/threonine-protein phosphatase with EF-hands 2 — MGCGVTKGSEFSRRCEKAATTMRAAVLIQRWYRQYVARMEMRRRYTWNIFQSIEYAGQQDQIKLYNFLGYLVDNFTPSSNERNLISHIFRENEVCRDTEWERYFSYQNIDVPDIYSGPRLTFPLTADQATDLVEAFRQKKQLHSRYVLQLLLETWKLLRVLPNINRVSTCHSKEITVCGDLHGQLEDLLFIFYKNGMPSLERPYVFNGDFVDRGQDSIEILLILFAFLLVYPGDIHLNRGNHEDHIINLRYGFTKEVLNKYRLHGKRILKLLQKIFSWLPLVTVIDQKVLIVHGGISNTTDLALIARVDRHRYVSALRPPKKRGSTHGGQSSLDSDIEDDVTSVKSSSANLRRASFGMAYTKPKPFGDRDSFQRRSLQDFSATVNRTLEDELEARRRRAEFVCAGYNLSHRNLNSSVSSESDQSSTEAFDCLNEEWKQILDLLWSDPMAQDGCVPNEVRGGGCYWGPDVTEDFLNRHHLQLIIRSHECKQEGYEFCHKRKVLTLFSASNYYEVGSNRGAFVRLGPDLVPYFVQYQASDMTRELSLRQSAKRTEHSALRVLREQLFSHKSDLLSAFQEYDKENTGLISLHDWANAVGQVLHLDLPWRMLRSQLVTRTSNGMLDYNAWFRELAITESSVEHIEQTLLETLYRHRSTLETIFRIVDTDNSGLISFEDFRQTWKLLSAYLKMEISDEAINDLIVTIDTNKDGSIDIDEFMEAFRLVDKKSRLERGRSIFMARQEDAPQEEETAQVEEIHIEDEESPSPAAETGE; from the exons ATGGGGTGTGGGGTGACAAAGGGGAGTGAATTCAGTAGAAGATGCGAAAAAG CAGCCACAA CAATGAGAGCTGCGGTGCTGATCCAGCGCTGGTATCGTCAGTACGTCGCCCGCATGGAGATGAGACGCAGATACACCTGGAATATCTTCCAGTCGATAGAATACGCAGGCCAGCAAGACCAGATCAAA CTGTATAATTTCCTTGGATATCTCGTGGACAACTTCACACCGTCTAGTAATGAAC GAAATTTGATTTCACATATCTTCAGAGAAAACGAGGTCTGTCGAGATACCGAGTGGGAGAGATACTTCAGTTACCAGAACATTGATGTACCGGATATTTACTCTGGCCCTCGACTAACATTCCCGCTAACTGCCGACCAAGCTACCGACCTGGTGGAGGCATTCAGGcaaaaaaaa CAGCTCCATTCACGCTACGTTCTTCAGCTTCTTCTTGAAACGTGGAAATTGCTCCGAGTTCTGCCAAATATCAACCGAGTCTCCACTTGTCATAGCAAAGAAATCACTGTTTGTG GCGATTTACATGGACAACTGGAAGATTTACTCTTTATATTCTATAAG AATGGAATGCCGTCTTTGGAGAGGCCCTATGTGTTCAATGGAGACTTCGTGGACAGAGGCCAAGACTCGATCGAGATTCTCCTCATTCTGTTTGCCTTTCTACTGGTGTACCCTGGTGACATTCACCTGAATCGGGGAAACCATGAAGATCACATCATTAACTTGAG GTATGGCTTCACCAAGGAGGTTTTAAACAAGTACAGG CTGCATGGTAAGCGCATTTTGAAACTGCTGCAGAAGATCTTCAGCTGGTTGCCCCTGGTTACAGTGATCGATCAGAAGGTTCTGATTGTGCATGGTGGGATATCAAACACGACTGACCTGGCTCTGATTGCTAGAGTGGACAGGCACAGA TACGTGTCTGCACTGAGACCACCGAAGAAGAGGGGGAGCACACATGGGGGGCAGTCTTCGCTTGACTCGGACATAGAGGACGACGTGACAAGCGTCAAATCCAGCAGTGCAAATCTTCGGCGGGCTTCTTTTGGGATGGCCTACACCAAACCCAAGCCCTTCGGCGACCGAGACAGCTTCCAACGCCGTTCCCTGCAGGATTTCTCCGCCACCGTCAACCGGACGTTGGAGGACGAGCTGGAGGCGCGTCGCCGACGGGCGGAGTTCGTGTGCGCGGGCTACAACCTGTCGCACAGGAACCTGAATTCGTCGGTGTCCTCAGAGTCAGACCAAAGTTCCACCGAAGCCTTCGATTGTCTCAACGAAGAGTGGAAACAG ATTTTGGATTTGCTGTGGAGCGACCCCATGGCTCAGGACGGCTGTGTTCCCAACGAGGTTCGGGGTGGGGGCTGTTACTGGGGTCCCGACGTGACGGAGGACTTCCTCAACCGGCACCACCTCCAACTCATCATCCGCTCACACGAGTGTAAACAGGAGGGCTACGAGTTCTGTCACAAGAGAAAG GTCCTCACACTGTTTTCTGCCTCTAACTACTACGAGGTGGGCAGTAACAGGGGAGCATTCGTTAGACTGGGACCAGATCTAGTGCCTTATTTCGTCCAGTACCAGGCCAGTGATATGACACGTGAACTGAGCCTTAGACAGAG CGCGAAGCGGACTGAGCACTCCGCCCTGCGCGTCCTACGAGAGCAACTGTTTTCGCACAAGTCCGACCTCCTCAGTGCCTTCCAGGAGTACGATAAGGAGAACACAG GTCTCATTTCCTTGCATGACTGGGCCAACGCGGTGGGACAGGTACTCCATCTGGACCTGCCCTGGAGGATGTTACGCTCACAGCTGGTCACCAGGACTTCCAACGGCATGCTGGATTACAACGCTTGGTTCCGTGAGCTTGCCATCACTGAGTCGAGCGTTGAG CACATAGAGCAGACGTTGCTGGAGACGCTGTACAGACATCGCTCCACGCTAGAGACCATTTTCCGTATCGTAGACACAGACAATTCAG GCCTCATATCCTTTGAGGATTTCCGTCAGACCTGGAAACTGCTTAGTGCCTACCTAAAAATGGAGATTTCCGACGAGGCCATCAACGACTTGATCGTCACCATCGACACAAACAAGGACGGCAGCATCGACATAGACGAGTTTATGGAGGCTTTTCGCCTCGTGGACAAAAAAAGCAGACTGGAGCGCGGTCGCAGCATATTCATGGCCCGGCAAGAGGACGCGCCTCAGGAGGAAGAAACGGCGCAAGTGGAGGAAATCCACATCGAGGACGAGGAGTCGCCCTCTCCTGCCGCTGAAACTGGGGAGTAG